In Thalassococcus sp. S3, the sequence GTCGCCTTCTAACGCCCCCAACCAATTTGCCGCCTGGTCGTAGAACGGATCGAGCGCGGCACGGGCAAAAGCATCCCCCTCGCTATCAAACAGATCCAACCGACACAGGACGCCTGTCCACAGAACGGACGCCCCGCCCCGCGAAAGAGGGACATGAAGTGCCGGACGTTTCCCCGCCGTTTCCTCTGATGCCGAAGGTACGGGCAAAAGATGCGCGGAGAGGAGCCGATCCAGCAGCGAATTGCCGAACCGCAGGCGAGGATCCGTCGAAAAATGGGTTGGAAAAGGAGCGGAGTTGACCAGCCCAGAATCGATTAATAAGATCGTTTTACGAGAAAGACTAAGCTCTGTTGCAACCGTAGCGCCAGCCATGCCGGCGCCTATTACCAGTGTGTCGAACTCCTGTTTTCCATTTGCGTTCATGAGCTTTGTTCTTTGACGCCTTATTGGGATTGCAAAGAGTATCTGATGATGCCGGAACACGCATATGTTAGAGCCCAATTTCCGACAAAGGAAGATATAGACTCTTACAATAAAAACGGATTTGTCATCGCACGCGGATTATTGTCGCCTGACGATATCGACGGCGCTCTTTTTGGAATCGATCGCTATTACGCCGGCGAACGCGACTGGTCGTTACCCGTCTCCGGAGGGTTTCTCGACTGGAAAGCCGAACACGCCGATGGCTTGCGTATCAACGACTATGTTTCTCTGCAAAATACAGAGCTGCGCGATCTCGTGATGCAACCGGCACTGGGCGCGGCGTTTTCCGCGCTGAGCGGTGCGCCGGTGATCCGGCTGTTCCACGACCAGTTGATCTCGAAATCTCCCTCCTTCGGAGCCGATACCGCCGTGGGCTGGCACGTGGACGGAGCCTATTGGAAAACATGCACCTCGAACCGGATGCTGACGGCGTGGATTCCACTTGTCCCCTACACCGAAGAAATGGGCCCGATTCATTTCATCCCGGGCAGCCACCTCTGGGAGGGGTTCGGCTGGATGACGACCTTTAACGAAAAGGATCTGGATGCGCTGCTTGAGAGGGTGGCCGCAGAAGGCCAGCCGACCGAACCGGTGGCCGTGATGCTGGAGCCGGGCGATGTCAGCTTTCATCACGCGCGAACGATCCACGGAAGCCCCCCCAACCGCGGCGCGACACCACGGATCGCCCTGACCGTGCACGTTCAGGACGGCGACAACCGATATACGTCGTTCGAGGATTGCAGGGGCGCGAAGGCGGTTCACGTCAACGACGCCCTGTGCCGTCAGGGCACGGATGGTCTGCCCGATTACAGTGACGACGAAATCTGCCCTCAGGTCTGGCCCGCGGCATAGCGCCCTGGGCCAATGTCTTCTTCAGGATAATCCGATGAACGTACAACTGGCCCGATCTGAACATATCATTCCACCAAGCCTTCCGGTCGCCGGAAAACGCTCCCTGGCGTATTGGCCAAAAACAAAGGTCACGCCAGCAGGCACGCCTCTTCCATCCGGGCTGCTGCCAGAGACGGGCGCAGAGCAGCTGGCGCGGCTCGCGGCTGCGATCCAGACCGTCTTGATCCGAACGCACCGGGACGATCCTGCCCCGGTCGGGATCGTGATGCCCGGTGGGGGCATCGTCCGGGTTGAGGCCCAGAATGATCTGCAGGCCACAGTTGGCGGCTTGCTTGCAGATGCCTCCGCAAGGATCGGCGAAAGCCCGGCGCAGCCGCCGGTCGAACCCAAGGAGGCCGTGAATGCCGCGTTCGCCATCGCAGTTTGCACTGATGGAGAGGCCATTCCGACCGTCCGTCAGGACGCCACCGTTTTCTTTGACGCCAATGAGGGTCGACTGGCCTGCTGTCACAACTCGCGCCTCTTCGATGCCGACACCGTGGTTCGTTTCCTCGATCACATCACTGCTGTTCTGACCGCCCTGAAAGAGGCGCCGGACACTGCGGTTGGCGCAATTGACATTCTGAGCGATGCGGAGCGGAAACAGATCGCCGCGGCAACCTGCCCCGATCCACAGCCACTGCCCGAGGCGGGCACGGTTCAGGCGCTTTTTGCCGGGCAGGCCCGAACAGCGCCGGATGCCGTGGCGATGATATTTGAGGGTCAGAAAACCACCTATGCTGACCTGAATCGGCAGCGCGCGGCCATAGGGGCCTGCCTGCTACGCCATGGTTGTGATCAGGGCGACCGCGTCGGCGTCTGCGTACCACCCGGCCCTGAACAAATTGCAGCACTTCTGGCCGTTCTTGGCATCGGCGCAACGCCTGTGCCGGTTGACCATACATTCCCGCATCACCGGCTCGCAATGATCGCGGAAACCGCCCAGCCCAAAGTCTTTCTGAGCGCTGACAGGATGCGTGACGTCGTCGATGGCTTTGGAGATATCGTCTTGATGTCCGAGGCGATGGCAGAGGACACGCAAGACCTGAGTGTTCAGGGAGATATGGGCGGAGCCGCTTATCTGCTCTTCACCTCAGGTTCGACCGGTCGCCCGAAAGGCGTTCTGGTGGGCCAGCGCACGCTCATCAATCTGCTCTCATGGCAGGACAAGCAGAAGCCAGCCGTCGGACGACGCACACTCAATCGGTCCTCAATGGCGTTCGACGTCGGCTTCCAAGAGATCTTCGCCACGCTATGCTTTGGCGGAACCCTCGTAATCAGCACCGAGGCGCAACGCGCCGATATTGGCGCGCTTCTGAAAATCCTTGCACAGGAAAAGATCCACCGCTCGTTCCTGCCGCCTGTCGCTTTGCTGCAGATTGCCGAGCTTTATGATGAAGCGTCAGACGATTTATCGGCACTCGAAGAGGTGATCGTCGCGGGCGAACGTATGACGATCACGCCCCCCGTGGTAAAAATGTTTCGGACCTGCCGGGCGCAGCTGATCAATCAATACGGCCCGACCGAAACGCATGTCGCCACCTCTCACACCCTGTCGGGGGCGAGCGTGCGCTGGCCGCTGACACCGCCGATCGGGAAACCCATCGCGAATGCACGCGTCCACATCATCGATGCCGCCGGAATGCGCTGCCCGATGGGCACAACCGGGGAGATCGCGATTGGCGGACTGCTTCCCGCGCTGGAATATGTCGATGCCCCCGAAGCGACAGCCGCGAAATTCGTGCAAGATCCGTTTCCCGGCGCCGCGGACGATGGGCGGATGTATCTGACAGGCGATTTCGGACGCCTGCTGCCATCTGGAGAGATCGAATTCGTCGGACGGCGCGATGATCAGGTCAAATTGCGCGGCTATCGGATCGAGCTTGGCGATATCGAGGCCCATGCCTGCGATCTGCCGAATGTCGGGCTGGCGGCCACGCGACTTCAATCGACAGGGGCGGGCGATTCCGACACGCTTTTGTGCCTCTATCTGCAAAGCCGCGACGGCGCCGCGCTGGATCTGCCGGCACTGCGCACCGATCTGGCCAAGGTCCTGCCGCGTCACATGGTGCCGGCCCTTCCCGCGATGCAGCAACTTGATGACATCCCGCTCAACAGCAATGGAAAGATCGACAGGTTGAAGCTGCCACAGCTTGAGCTTGTGCAATCCGATGGCGATGAAGAGCCGACAACTCCACGGGAGCGGGTGCGTCAGGTCTGGCGGCGTCATCTGCATGTCGATGACATCGGCGAAGACGCGGCTTTTGCCGATCTGGGCGGCCACTCTCTTACCGCGATCCAGGTCGTCTCGGCCGTCAACCACAGTTTCGGGATCAGTGTCCCGGTCGTGGCGCTTCTCAGGGGCGCGACCTTTGGTCAGTTCGCTGACGTGGTCGAGGATTATATCCGGCGCAAGGGCGGCGGCGAAACCACCGCGACGCCGGTCTCGTCAGGACCAAGCCTGCAAAGCACCGAACTGCCCGGCATCGGAAAGATCCAAACCCCCTATCCGTCGGAAACACGACACTATTACGACGAGATATTCGCCAACGGCGCTTATTGGGTCGGTGGCGCGCGTATCCCCGAGGGCGGAACGGTCGTCGATATCGGGGCGAATGTGGGCGTCTTCACGCTCTTCGCGCTGGTGAACGCCAAGGCGGCCCGCGTGCTCGCCCTTGAACCGGTCCCGCTTCTGGCGGATGCGTTCCGGTCCAATGTAGCCCCTCTGGCAGGCAAGGCCACGCTGGTTCAGGCGGCAGCCGCTGGCGAGAATGGCCGCACCGAATTGACGACCTATCCCCTGATTACAGGAATGTCTTCGCTGCGCCCGGATGTTGCCAAGGACAGCGCGTTGCTGACCGGTCTTCTGGGACGTGCCCGCGCCCGTGATACCGAAACCGACACCGTCCTCGCGCCGGTCGAAGGCACGCTGGTCGAAAGCCGCATGTCCTCTGAAACCCTGCCGACCGAGACCCGCCGCCTTGCCGACCTTCTGGCAGAACAGGACATTGACCGGGTCGACCTTCTGAAAGTCGATGTCCAGCGGGGAGAAGAGCTTGTTCTAGCTGGCCTTGATGATGCGGCCTGGGCAAAGATCGATCAGGTTGTCGTGGAGCATCAGGAACCCTCGGGCACCGGCGGTGCCATCGCTGAATTGCTCGCCTCAAAAGGTTTCACGGTGACCAGCGCGCAGCATGAGATGCATCTGGGCACCGAGGTGCATTACACGACCGGTCGAAAGGCACCATGAGCACCGACGCCCGCGACCGCCTGCGCGAGATACATGCAGAGCTTGCGGATCCGTCGGTCCTGAACCTTTCGTACACGCTTGGACTTGAAGGACCGCTTGATGTCGATGCGTTGGCCTGGGCCTTCGACCGGATCGCCGAAACGTTCCCAAGTCTCGGCGCTGCCGACGGTGCGGACATGTTTGGCCTCCATGACTTCTCGGATCCAAATACCCAAGGCCAGCTGACCGGCGTCATTGATCAGGTCAGACGCCACCGGTTCGACATAGATACCGATCCGCTGCTGCTTGCACGATGTCTGACATTGGGGCCGTCCCGCCATATCCTGGTCATCGCGATCCACCATTCCGCGGCCGACGGCTGGTCCCTCTCGGCCATCGCGCGGGCGCTTGGCCGTTATTATGCCGCACTTCTCAACGGGCAGGAGGCGGAAATCGATACCGTCCTGGACCCCACCGATGCCGCGCCGGCATCCGAGCGGCGGTTGGCGCGGGAGCGCGATGAGCTGTCAAAGGACCTCGCCGGTCTTGACCGCAACGCCAGCCTTACGGTCGCCAACAGCACCGGGTCAGAGCCCTTGGTGCGATTTACGCGCAGCTATTCGTCGAGCTTCGCAAAGGCGATGGAGCTTGCGGCAAAGCAGGCCCGGGTGACAGCTTTCGCCGCCATTGCCGGCACTGTCGCACGCAAGGTTCTCGAAGCGCTGGAGCGTCGTGAAATTCTGGTTGGCACAACCATCCTGAACCGCCATTCCTCGTCAGACCTGCTGGTGGATGCACCGCTTTATCAGGGCTCGCTCTTCCGTATCGCGCAGACCTATGACTGGAAAGATATCGGCAGCCGCGTGGCCGCAGCCTCGGGCCGCATGCTGCCCTATGCCCAACAGCTTGAGATTGCTCGCGCGGCGATGGAAAGCAACGGGCCTGTCACGCCCCCGCTGTTCGTCTTTGCCGACACCCACCCCCTTTCCGCCCTTAGTTTGGAGGATATTACGATCCGGTTCCTCGATGCCTCTGACGAGGACGACCAGCCCTTGCCGGCTATCCGCATGGCCGACATCGTCTTTTTCTGGAGGTCCGGCCCTGGTGGGGCGACAGGCAACCTGATCGTGCCGGCCTCGCTTGGTCCCGTTGGCAAGGGGCTGATCGACAAGATTGATGAAGCCCTGAAGACGCTGGCCGGTGACACGATCGCGGAAACGCCCGAGGTCCGGCCATGGGCGCCCGGTCTTGTCGCCCGCGACGCCCCCCTTGTTGACGGACTTAGCCCGGTGGGGCGGCTCGCGCTCTCGTCAGTTTACGGAGAATGAACATGGTTGGACCTGAGGACATCGCGCATTACCGGGCCCACGGATGGTGGCTCAGCCCGCCTGTCCTGTC encodes:
- a CDS encoding phytanoyl-CoA dioxygenase family protein, whose translation is MPEHAYVRAQFPTKEDIDSYNKNGFVIARGLLSPDDIDGALFGIDRYYAGERDWSLPVSGGFLDWKAEHADGLRINDYVSLQNTELRDLVMQPALGAAFSALSGAPVIRLFHDQLISKSPSFGADTAVGWHVDGAYWKTCTSNRMLTAWIPLVPYTEEMGPIHFIPGSHLWEGFGWMTTFNEKDLDALLERVAAEGQPTEPVAVMLEPGDVSFHHARTIHGSPPNRGATPRIALTVHVQDGDNRYTSFEDCRGAKAVHVNDALCRQGTDGLPDYSDDEICPQVWPAA
- a CDS encoding amino acid adenylation domain-containing protein — protein: MNVQLARSEHIIPPSLPVAGKRSLAYWPKTKVTPAGTPLPSGLLPETGAEQLARLAAAIQTVLIRTHRDDPAPVGIVMPGGGIVRVEAQNDLQATVGGLLADASARIGESPAQPPVEPKEAVNAAFAIAVCTDGEAIPTVRQDATVFFDANEGRLACCHNSRLFDADTVVRFLDHITAVLTALKEAPDTAVGAIDILSDAERKQIAAATCPDPQPLPEAGTVQALFAGQARTAPDAVAMIFEGQKTTYADLNRQRAAIGACLLRHGCDQGDRVGVCVPPGPEQIAALLAVLGIGATPVPVDHTFPHHRLAMIAETAQPKVFLSADRMRDVVDGFGDIVLMSEAMAEDTQDLSVQGDMGGAAYLLFTSGSTGRPKGVLVGQRTLINLLSWQDKQKPAVGRRTLNRSSMAFDVGFQEIFATLCFGGTLVISTEAQRADIGALLKILAQEKIHRSFLPPVALLQIAELYDEASDDLSALEEVIVAGERMTITPPVVKMFRTCRAQLINQYGPTETHVATSHTLSGASVRWPLTPPIGKPIANARVHIIDAAGMRCPMGTTGEIAIGGLLPALEYVDAPEATAAKFVQDPFPGAADDGRMYLTGDFGRLLPSGEIEFVGRRDDQVKLRGYRIELGDIEAHACDLPNVGLAATRLQSTGAGDSDTLLCLYLQSRDGAALDLPALRTDLAKVLPRHMVPALPAMQQLDDIPLNSNGKIDRLKLPQLELVQSDGDEEPTTPRERVRQVWRRHLHVDDIGEDAAFADLGGHSLTAIQVVSAVNHSFGISVPVVALLRGATFGQFADVVEDYIRRKGGGETTATPVSSGPSLQSTELPGIGKIQTPYPSETRHYYDEIFANGAYWVGGARIPEGGTVVDIGANVGVFTLFALVNAKAARVLALEPVPLLADAFRSNVAPLAGKATLVQAAAAGENGRTELTTYPLITGMSSLRPDVAKDSALLTGLLGRARARDTETDTVLAPVEGTLVESRMSSETLPTETRRLADLLAEQDIDRVDLLKVDVQRGEELVLAGLDDAAWAKIDQVVVEHQEPSGTGGAIAELLASKGFTVTSAQHEMHLGTEVHYTTGRKAP
- a CDS encoding condensation domain-containing protein, with the protein product MSTDARDRLREIHAELADPSVLNLSYTLGLEGPLDVDALAWAFDRIAETFPSLGAADGADMFGLHDFSDPNTQGQLTGVIDQVRRHRFDIDTDPLLLARCLTLGPSRHILVIAIHHSAADGWSLSAIARALGRYYAALLNGQEAEIDTVLDPTDAAPASERRLARERDELSKDLAGLDRNASLTVANSTGSEPLVRFTRSYSSSFAKAMELAAKQARVTAFAAIAGTVARKVLEALERREILVGTTILNRHSSSDLLVDAPLYQGSLFRIAQTYDWKDIGSRVAAASGRMLPYAQQLEIARAAMESNGPVTPPLFVFADTHPLSALSLEDITIRFLDASDEDDQPLPAIRMADIVFFWRSGPGGATGNLIVPASLGPVGKGLIDKIDEALKTLAGDTIAETPEVRPWAPGLVARDAPLVDGLSPVGRLALSSVYGE